A stretch of Lysobacter sp. K5869 DNA encodes these proteins:
- a CDS encoding LysR substrate-binding domain-containing protein — protein sequence MNLHLLRVFLTVVEQQGFSRAAEALFVSQSAVSKAVRELESQLDLPLLERTGSDGKAVRGGVHGIALTDHGRAVFEHARAIFALERIAIEDIRDRVELRHGRLRVGASTTVAAYWLPQQLGPFMRDHPQLATELIVGNTEEISRAVVDCAVDIGYVEGRVDDPRIAATHWRDEPLRLIAAADSALGARRRPSIADLSRQTWLLREPGSGTRQVAQSLFAARGIAPERTVEIGSNEAIARAVAAGAGIALLPATVVADLILMQRVRPVELGEDETLSRPLYRLELANRPRAPALQAFLEYERDA from the coding sequence ATGAACCTGCACCTGCTGCGCGTATTCCTGACCGTGGTCGAGCAACAAGGCTTCTCGCGCGCGGCCGAGGCGTTGTTCGTGAGCCAGTCGGCGGTGTCCAAGGCGGTGCGCGAGCTGGAGAGCCAGCTCGACCTGCCGCTGCTGGAGCGCACCGGCAGCGACGGCAAGGCGGTGCGCGGCGGCGTCCACGGCATCGCCCTGACCGATCACGGCCGCGCCGTGTTCGAGCACGCGCGCGCGATCTTCGCCCTGGAGCGCATCGCCATCGAGGACATCCGCGACCGGGTCGAGCTGCGCCACGGCCGGCTGCGGGTCGGCGCCAGCACCACGGTCGCGGCCTACTGGCTGCCGCAGCAGCTCGGGCCGTTCATGCGCGATCACCCGCAACTGGCGACCGAGCTGATCGTCGGCAACACCGAGGAAATCAGCCGCGCCGTGGTCGATTGCGCGGTCGACATCGGCTACGTCGAAGGCCGCGTGGACGATCCGCGCATCGCCGCCACGCATTGGCGCGACGAGCCGCTGCGCCTGATCGCCGCCGCCGACAGCGCGCTCGGCGCGCGGCGGCGGCCGTCGATCGCCGACCTGTCGCGGCAGACCTGGCTGCTGCGCGAACCGGGCTCGGGCACGCGCCAGGTCGCGCAGTCGCTGTTCGCCGCGCGCGGCATCGCGCCGGAGCGCACGGTCGAGATCGGCAGCAACGAAGCCATCGCCCGTGCCGTCGCCGCCGGCGCCGGCATCGCTCTGCTGCCGGCCACCGTCGTTGCCGACCTGATCCTGATGCAGCGGGTGCGGCCGGTCGAACTCGGCGAGGACGAGACGCTGAGCCGGCCGCTGTATCGGCTGGAACTGGCGAACCGGCCGCGCGCGCCGGCCTTGCAGGCGTTTCTCGAATACGAACGCGACGCCTGA
- the speE gene encoding polyamine aminopropyltransferase yields the protein MTHEAQWHYENFEPTGSSIGYRITRKLDEVQSPFQKIEIFETTDWGNLMLIDGAVMLTTRDNFLYHEMMSHPALFTHAAPKNVVIIGGGDCGTLREVLKHPGVEEAVQCDIDEQVTRMAEKWFPELCDSNGDKRAQLLFDDGIAYMANRAAGSVDLIIVDSTDPVGPAEGLFNKAFYDSCFRALREDGILVQQSESPLMLLKLIQEMRTEMGKAGFATFKTLPFPQPCYPTGWWSCTLARKAGGFEFRQNDAQAKSFATKYYNAGIHHGALSTPAFVAQALGE from the coding sequence ATGACCCACGAAGCCCAGTGGCACTACGAGAACTTCGAGCCGACCGGCTCGTCCATCGGCTATCGCATCACCCGCAAGCTCGACGAGGTGCAGTCGCCGTTCCAGAAGATCGAAATCTTCGAGACCACCGACTGGGGCAACCTGATGCTGATCGACGGCGCGGTGATGCTGACCACGCGCGACAACTTCCTCTACCACGAGATGATGTCGCACCCGGCGCTGTTCACCCACGCCGCGCCCAAGAACGTGGTCATCATCGGCGGCGGCGACTGCGGCACCCTGCGCGAGGTGCTCAAGCACCCGGGCGTCGAGGAAGCCGTGCAGTGCGACATCGACGAACAAGTCACGCGCATGGCCGAGAAGTGGTTTCCGGAGCTGTGCGACAGCAACGGCGATAAGCGCGCGCAGCTGCTGTTCGACGACGGCATCGCCTACATGGCCAACCGTGCGGCCGGCAGCGTCGACCTCATCATCGTCGACTCCACCGACCCGGTCGGCCCGGCCGAAGGCCTGTTCAATAAGGCCTTCTACGACAGCTGCTTCCGCGCCCTGCGCGAGGACGGCATCCTGGTCCAGCAGTCCGAATCGCCGCTGATGCTGCTCAAGCTGATCCAGGAAATGCGCACCGAGATGGGCAAGGCCGGCTTTGCGACCTTCAAGACCCTGCCGTTCCCGCAGCCGTGCTACCCGACCGGCTGGTGGAGCTGCACCCTGGCGCGCAAGGCCGGCGGCTTCGAGTTCCGCCAGAACGATGCGCAGGCCAAGAGCTTCGCGACCAAGTACTACAACGCCGGCATCCACCACGGCGCGCTGTCGACCCCGGCGTTCGTGGCGCAGGCGTTGGGCGAGTAA
- the dut gene encoding dUTP diphosphatase encodes MHHTLELKILDPRFGNEWPLPAYATPASAGLDLRAALEQELVLHPGDAALLPSGLAVHVGDPAMCAVVLPRSGLGHKHGIVLGNGTGLIDADYQGPLLISVWNRGREAYTIQPGDRVAQLVLLPIVRASLQVVNEFQASERGEGGFGHTGVR; translated from the coding sequence ATGCACCACACCCTGGAACTGAAGATCCTCGACCCGCGTTTCGGCAACGAATGGCCGTTGCCGGCCTACGCCACCCCGGCCAGCGCCGGCCTGGACCTGCGCGCGGCGCTGGAGCAGGAACTGGTGCTGCACCCCGGCGACGCCGCGCTGCTGCCGTCGGGTCTGGCCGTGCACGTCGGCGATCCGGCCATGTGCGCGGTGGTGCTGCCGCGTTCCGGCCTGGGCCACAAGCACGGCATCGTGCTCGGCAACGGCACCGGCCTGATCGACGCCGATTACCAGGGGCCGCTGCTGATCAGCGTGTGGAACCGCGGCCGCGAGGCTTATACGATCCAGCCGGGCGACCGGGTCGCGCAGCTGGTGTTGCTGCCGATCGTGCGCGCGAGTTTGCAGGTGGTGAACGAGTTCCAGGCCAGCGAACGCGGCGAGGGCGGCTTCGGCCACACCGGCGTGCGCTGA
- a CDS encoding NAD(P)-dependent oxidoreductase yields the protein MAPARRAATAGPGAQRGDAASWFGNNQRPDGQKVEMKAGVIGLGAMGAPMARYVHAKSGLTAVGNRTQAKADALASELGVRAARSAANFADCDVVILCVSLDADVLENVAALAEVLKPGAIVVDHSTVSVETARRAAALLGTHDIGFLDAPVSGGVEGARNGKLSIMVGGDEAQLERVREIIGSYAARITHMGATGAGQATKAINQVLVAGINEAVCEGLALAEKLGLDPDKLLPTLMAGAASNWFLDKRGATMLRDEFAPGFKCQHMLKDLRIVQGIARDTGVRTATLDQAAADYAELIERGHGESDTSALIALKRARPQVESDAA from the coding sequence GTGGCGCCCGCGCGCCGGGCCGCGACGGCGGGCCCAGGCGCGCAACGCGGCGATGCCGCATCATGGTTTGGCAACAATCAGCGCCCGGACGGGCAGAAGGTCGAAATGAAAGCAGGGGTGATCGGTCTGGGAGCGATGGGCGCGCCGATGGCGCGTTACGTGCACGCCAAGAGCGGGCTGACCGCGGTCGGCAACCGGACTCAGGCCAAGGCCGACGCGCTGGCGTCGGAACTGGGCGTGCGCGCGGCGCGCTCGGCGGCGAACTTCGCCGATTGCGATGTGGTGATCCTGTGCGTCTCGCTCGATGCGGACGTGCTGGAGAACGTGGCCGCGCTGGCCGAGGTGCTCAAGCCCGGCGCGATCGTGGTCGACCATTCGACCGTCTCGGTGGAAACCGCGCGTCGCGCCGCGGCGCTGCTGGGGACGCACGACATCGGCTTCCTCGACGCGCCGGTGTCCGGCGGCGTGGAGGGCGCGCGCAACGGCAAGCTGTCGATCATGGTCGGCGGCGACGAAGCGCAGTTGGAACGGGTGCGCGAGATCATCGGCAGCTACGCCGCGCGCATCACCCACATGGGCGCGACCGGCGCCGGCCAGGCCACCAAGGCGATCAACCAGGTGCTGGTGGCCGGCATCAACGAAGCGGTCTGCGAAGGCTTGGCCCTGGCCGAAAAGCTCGGCCTGGACCCGGACAAGCTGCTGCCGACGCTGATGGCCGGCGCGGCCAGCAACTGGTTCCTCGACAAGCGCGGCGCGACCATGCTGCGCGACGAATTCGCGCCCGGCTTCAAGTGCCAGCACATGCTCAAGGACCTGCGCATCGTCCAAGGCATCGCCCGCGACACCGGCGTGCGCACCGCGACCCTGGACCAGGCCGCGGCCGATTACGCCGAGCTGATTGAACGCGGCCACGGCGAATCCGACACCTCGGCGCTGATCGCGCTGAAGCGCGCGCGGCCGCAGGTGGAGAGCGACGCGGCCTGA
- the argS gene encoding arginine--tRNA ligase: protein MKATLHALVAQAIDALRAAGTVPADLSTPDFVIERPKNRGQGDFSTNAAMLLAKPARGNPRELAQKLVAALPAHGDIGKVEIAGPGFINFYIDEAAWRRQIGEVFAQGANYGRNASGAGRRAGVEYVSANPTGPLHVGHGRGGVIGDCIARVLDANGWDVMREFYYNDAGVQINNLAVSTQARARGLKPGDDGWPEGAYNGDYIGDVARAYLDGAAVEFENHTVTGKGDIDDLDAIRQFAVAYLRREQNQDLAAFGVGFDVYFLESALYEQDKVEETVRELVAHGHTYEEGGALWLRSTDFGDDKDRVMRKSDGTYTYFVPDVAYHLSKWQRGYERAITELGSDHHGSLARVLAGLQALDAGIPQGWPEYVLHQMVTVMRGGEEVKLSKRAGSYLTLRDLIDETGRDAVRWFLVARKSDSQLTFDIDLARSQSMDNPVYYVQVSHARMHGLIRQLNERGLSYDQADGLAQPLDLNDVAAHELIVAILRYPDVVAAAGRDLEPHQVAAYLLELAQTFQTYYNDHQFLVDDAAQRHARLALAMATRQVLANGLDLLGISAPEVM from the coding sequence GTGAAAGCCACCCTCCACGCTCTGGTCGCGCAGGCCATCGATGCACTGCGCGCCGCCGGCACCGTGCCGGCCGATCTGTCCACGCCCGATTTCGTGATCGAGCGGCCGAAGAACCGCGGCCAAGGCGATTTCTCGACCAACGCCGCGATGCTGCTGGCCAAGCCGGCGCGCGGCAATCCGCGCGAACTGGCGCAGAAGCTGGTGGCCGCGCTGCCGGCCCACGGCGATATCGGCAAGGTCGAGATCGCCGGCCCGGGCTTCATCAACTTCTACATCGATGAAGCCGCGTGGCGCCGCCAGATCGGCGAAGTCTTCGCGCAAGGCGCGAACTACGGCCGCAACGCCAGCGGCGCCGGCCGCCGCGCCGGCGTCGAATACGTCTCGGCCAACCCGACCGGCCCGTTGCACGTCGGCCACGGCCGCGGCGGCGTCATCGGCGACTGCATCGCGCGCGTGCTCGACGCCAACGGCTGGGACGTGATGCGCGAGTTCTACTACAACGACGCCGGCGTGCAGATCAACAATCTCGCCGTGTCGACCCAAGCGCGCGCGCGCGGCCTCAAGCCGGGCGACGACGGCTGGCCGGAAGGCGCCTACAACGGCGACTACATCGGCGATGTGGCGCGCGCGTATCTCGACGGCGCCGCGGTCGAGTTCGAAAACCACACCGTCACCGGCAAGGGCGACATCGACGATCTCGACGCGATCCGCCAGTTCGCCGTGGCCTACCTGCGCCGCGAGCAAAACCAGGATCTGGCCGCGTTCGGCGTCGGCTTCGACGTGTATTTCCTGGAAAGCGCGCTGTACGAACAGGACAAGGTCGAGGAGACCGTGCGCGAACTCGTCGCCCACGGCCACACCTACGAGGAAGGCGGCGCGCTGTGGCTGCGCTCGACCGACTTCGGCGACGACAAAGACCGGGTGATGCGCAAGTCCGACGGGACCTACACCTATTTCGTGCCGGACGTGGCCTACCACCTGAGCAAGTGGCAGCGCGGCTACGAGCGCGCGATCACCGAGCTGGGTTCGGACCATCACGGCTCGCTGGCGCGCGTGCTCGCCGGTTTGCAGGCGCTCGACGCCGGCATTCCGCAGGGCTGGCCGGAGTACGTGCTGCACCAGATGGTCACGGTCATGCGCGGCGGCGAGGAAGTGAAGCTGTCCAAGCGCGCCGGCAGCTACCTGACCCTGCGCGATCTCATCGACGAAACCGGCCGCGACGCGGTGCGCTGGTTCCTGGTCGCGCGCAAGTCCGATTCGCAGCTGACCTTCGACATCGATCTGGCGCGTTCGCAGTCGATGGACAACCCGGTCTACTACGTGCAGGTTTCGCATGCGCGCATGCACGGCCTGATCCGCCAGCTGAACGAGCGCGGCCTGTCCTACGATCAGGCCGACGGCCTCGCTCAGCCGCTGGACCTGAACGACGTCGCCGCGCACGAGTTGATCGTCGCGATCCTGCGTTACCCCGACGTCGTCGCCGCCGCCGGCCGCGACCTGGAACCGCATCAGGTGGCCGCGTATCTGCTGGAGTTGGCGCAGACCTTCCAGACGTATTACAACGATCACCAGTTCCTGGTCGACGACGCCGCCCAGCGCCACGCGCGCCTGGCGCTGGCGATGGCGACCCGCCAGGTGCTGGCGAACGGTCTGGATTTGTTGGGGATCAGCGCCCCGGAGGTGATGTAA
- a CDS encoding SPOR domain-containing protein: MAARRGKSQAKRNHQSNDGLPGWAWGVLGLLLGVVLILVVPKYLKTDGKGDGFFRPQPNPDAQPAAVSADEDSVAPEGSAKPARAETAQAKGDKPKNGQGKGDASKDGTEYDFYTLLPGREVEMSDAELAATEAAEEQRRAAQQRRNAQNAAANPAAAVNPNAAQPRTAGTTPTAAPATVSLPKPVDTLAPAPAKPPTQVASATPPPSTATPKPPAVAATQGTGSAPAAAATTASAAAAAANDNTRYLLQAGAFQASGQAEEMKAKIAMLGLGARVESAEIGGKTVYRVRMGPYGTAGDLAEAKRKLADGGLPGMAIKVR, translated from the coding sequence GTGGCGGCACGACGCGGCAAATCGCAGGCCAAGCGCAACCACCAGAGCAACGACGGTTTGCCCGGCTGGGCCTGGGGCGTGCTCGGGCTGCTGCTCGGGGTCGTGTTGATCCTGGTCGTTCCCAAGTACCTCAAGACCGACGGCAAGGGCGACGGCTTCTTCCGGCCGCAGCCCAACCCCGACGCGCAGCCGGCCGCGGTCAGCGCCGACGAGGATTCGGTCGCGCCGGAAGGCAGCGCCAAGCCGGCGCGCGCCGAAACCGCCCAGGCCAAGGGCGACAAGCCCAAGAACGGCCAGGGCAAGGGCGACGCGTCCAAGGACGGCACCGAGTACGACTTCTACACCTTGCTGCCCGGCCGCGAAGTGGAAATGAGCGACGCCGAGCTGGCCGCGACCGAGGCCGCCGAGGAACAGCGCCGCGCCGCCCAGCAACGCCGCAACGCGCAGAACGCCGCGGCGAATCCGGCCGCGGCCGTCAACCCGAACGCGGCCCAGCCGCGCACCGCCGGCACTACGCCGACGGCCGCGCCGGCCACGGTCAGCCTGCCCAAGCCGGTGGACACCCTCGCGCCGGCACCGGCCAAGCCGCCGACCCAGGTCGCCAGCGCCACGCCGCCGCCGTCCACCGCGACGCCCAAGCCGCCGGCGGTCGCCGCGACCCAGGGCACCGGCAGCGCGCCGGCCGCCGCCGCGACCACGGCCAGCGCCGCCGCGGCGGCCGCCAACGACAACACCCGTTACCTGCTGCAGGCCGGCGCGTTCCAGGCCTCCGGTCAGGCCGAGGAAATGAAGGCCAAGATCGCCATGCTCGGCCTCGGCGCGCGGGTGGAATCGGCGGAAATCGGCGGCAAGACGGTCTACCGCGTGCGCATGGGGCCGTACGGCACCGCCGGCGATCTGGCCGAAGCCAAGCGCAAGCTCGCCGACGGCGGTCTGCCGGGAATGGCGATCAAGGTGCGGTAA
- a CDS encoding YciI family protein yields MNRYLVMVMRLPQFDTDQIGPHREFLDGLRASDRLELAGGFADKSGGAYILRAADLEEARVLAFGDPLHLTGSSRVDVYEWKTA; encoded by the coding sequence ATGAACCGCTATTTGGTCATGGTCATGCGCCTGCCGCAGTTCGATACCGATCAGATCGGCCCGCACCGCGAGTTCCTCGACGGCCTGCGCGCGAGCGACCGGCTGGAACTGGCCGGCGGTTTCGCCGACAAGAGCGGCGGCGCCTACATCCTGCGCGCGGCCGACCTGGAGGAAGCGCGGGTGCTGGCGTTCGGCGATCCGCTGCATCTGACCGGTTCGTCGCGGGTGGACGTGTACGAGTGGAAGACGGCCTGA
- the speA gene encoding arginine decarboxylase: MSDWSLDQARKTYSIPHWSEGYFDIDGAGRIVVKPRGERGPTVPLPEVVDAAREAGAKLPLLVRFPDILGDRLNKLQSAFAQAMKDWDYAGGYTAVYPIKVNQHQGVAGTLASHAGEGFGLEAGSKPELMAVLALSRPGGLIVCNGYKDREYIRLALIGRKLGMETYIVVEKPSELALVFEEAKALGVKPGLGVRMRLASLGAGKWQNSGGDKAKFGLSPRQVLDLWKQLRDNGLQDCLGLLHFHMGSQISNVRDIANGMREATRYFVELSKLGANVRYMDVGGGLGIDYEGTRSRSYCSINYGVNQYASNIVQPLAEACQEYGLTPPRVVTECGRAMTAHHAVLVANVSEIEEAPEGRVPPAHEDEPAVIRHLREIHDELGQRPAVELFHEAQHHHGEGLSLYALGQIDLTHRARIDDLFYAIAHAVRARLDVGEKSHRDLLDELNERLVDKYFVNFSVFESMPDVWAIDQVFPIAPIERLNERPQRRGVIADLTCDSDGKIDTYVETEGLDSSLPLHALQPGERYRLGFFLVGAYQEILGDIHNLFGDTDAVEVRADGDGYRFAQQRRGDTTDVMLDYVGYQLSELRATYRAKVAAAGLPADEAARLEAALETGLTGYTYLDDTPLA, from the coding sequence ATGTCCGACTGGTCGCTCGATCAGGCCCGCAAGACCTATTCGATCCCGCATTGGTCCGAAGGCTATTTCGACATCGACGGCGCCGGCCGGATCGTGGTCAAGCCGCGCGGCGAGCGCGGCCCGACTGTGCCGCTGCCGGAAGTGGTCGACGCCGCGCGCGAAGCCGGCGCCAAGCTGCCGCTGCTGGTGCGCTTCCCCGACATCCTCGGCGACCGCCTGAACAAGCTGCAGAGCGCCTTCGCCCAGGCGATGAAGGATTGGGACTACGCCGGCGGCTACACCGCGGTCTACCCGATCAAGGTCAACCAGCATCAGGGCGTGGCCGGCACGCTGGCCTCGCACGCGGGCGAGGGCTTCGGCCTGGAAGCCGGCAGCAAGCCCGAGCTGATGGCGGTGCTGGCGTTGAGCCGGCCCGGCGGGCTGATCGTGTGCAACGGCTACAAGGACCGCGAGTACATCCGCCTGGCCCTGATCGGCCGCAAGCTCGGCATGGAGACCTACATCGTGGTCGAAAAGCCGTCCGAGCTGGCGCTGGTGTTCGAGGAAGCCAAGGCGCTGGGCGTGAAGCCGGGCCTGGGCGTGCGCATGCGGCTGGCGTCGCTGGGCGCGGGCAAGTGGCAGAACAGCGGCGGCGACAAGGCCAAGTTCGGCCTCAGCCCGCGTCAGGTGCTGGACCTGTGGAAGCAGCTGCGCGACAACGGCCTGCAGGATTGCCTGGGCCTGCTGCACTTCCACATGGGCTCGCAGATTTCCAACGTGCGCGACATCGCCAACGGCATGCGCGAGGCGACGCGCTACTTCGTCGAACTGTCCAAGCTCGGCGCCAACGTGCGCTACATGGACGTCGGCGGCGGCCTCGGCATCGATTACGAAGGCACCCGGTCGCGCAGCTATTGCTCGATCAATTACGGCGTCAACCAATACGCGTCGAACATCGTCCAGCCGCTGGCCGAAGCCTGCCAGGAATACGGCCTGACCCCGCCGCGCGTGGTCACCGAGTGCGGCCGCGCGATGACCGCGCACCACGCGGTGCTGGTGGCGAACGTGTCGGAGATCGAGGAAGCGCCCGAAGGCCGGGTGCCGCCCGCGCACGAGGACGAGCCGGCGGTGATCCGCCACCTGCGCGAGATCCACGACGAACTCGGCCAGCGCCCGGCCGTGGAGCTGTTCCACGAGGCCCAGCACCACCACGGCGAGGGCTTGTCGCTGTACGCGCTCGGCCAGATCGACCTGACCCACCGCGCGCGCATCGACGACCTGTTCTACGCCATCGCCCACGCCGTGCGCGCGCGCCTGGACGTGGGCGAGAAGAGCCACCGCGACTTGCTCGACGAGCTCAACGAGCGTCTGGTCGACAAGTATTTCGTCAATTTCAGCGTGTTCGAGTCGATGCCGGACGTGTGGGCGATCGATCAGGTGTTCCCGATCGCGCCGATCGAGCGCTTGAACGAGCGCCCGCAGCGGCGCGGCGTGATCGCCGACCTGACCTGCGATTCGGACGGCAAGATCGACACCTACGTCGAGACCGAAGGCCTGGACAGCTCGCTGCCGCTGCACGCGCTGCAGCCGGGCGAGCGCTACCGCCTGGGCTTCTTCCTGGTCGGCGCGTACCAGGAAATCCTCGGCGACATCCACAACCTGTTCGGCGACACCGACGCGGTGGAAGTGCGCGCCGACGGCGACGGCTACCGCTTCGCCCAGCAGCGCCGCGGCGACACGACCGACGTCATGCTCGATTACGTGGGCTATCAGCTGTCCGAGTTGCGCGCGACCTACCGCGCCAAGGTGGCGGCCGCGGGCTTGCCGGCCGACGAGGCCGCGCGCCTGGAAGCGGCGCTGGAAACCGGCCTGACCGGCTACACCTATCTCGACGACACGCCGTTGGCTTGA
- a CDS encoding YeiH family protein, translating into MALAAAIAAAAMGLAALPALQAAGLSALTLAIVLGIVVGNTAFPSIAGKVGSGVDFSKAMLLRAGIVLYGFRVTFQEIAGVGAAGLAVDIVVVAGIFCLGTWLGTRWLKLDRETSMLIGAGSAICGAAAVMATEPVVKGQAHKVSVAVATVVVFGTLGMFVYPWAYPYLGLSEHAYGVFAGSTIHEVAQVVVAGRAVSEQAASAAVIEKMLRVMLLAPFLLILSSRLGAGGGAGAAKSKIVIPWFALLFVAVSGINSLHLLPAAAKAAIIQIDTVLLAMAMAALGLRTHIGAIKQAGAKPMLLAAILFATLTVGGYALNVGAAKLFG; encoded by the coding sequence CTGGCGCTGGCAGCGGCGATCGCGGCCGCGGCCATGGGGCTGGCGGCGCTGCCGGCGCTGCAGGCGGCCGGACTCAGCGCGCTGACCCTGGCGATCGTGCTGGGCATCGTGGTGGGCAATACCGCGTTCCCGTCCATCGCCGGCAAGGTCGGCAGCGGCGTGGACTTCAGCAAGGCCATGCTGCTGCGCGCGGGCATCGTGCTGTACGGCTTCCGGGTGACCTTCCAGGAAATCGCCGGGGTCGGCGCGGCCGGGCTGGCGGTGGACATCGTCGTGGTCGCCGGCATCTTCTGCCTGGGCACCTGGCTGGGCACGCGCTGGCTCAAGCTGGACCGCGAAACCTCGATGCTGATCGGCGCCGGCAGCGCGATCTGCGGCGCCGCCGCGGTGATGGCGACCGAGCCGGTGGTGAAGGGGCAGGCGCACAAGGTCTCGGTCGCGGTCGCCACCGTGGTGGTGTTCGGCACCCTGGGCATGTTCGTCTACCCGTGGGCGTATCCCTACCTGGGCTTGAGCGAGCACGCGTACGGCGTGTTCGCCGGTTCGACCATCCACGAAGTCGCGCAGGTCGTCGTCGCCGGCCGCGCGGTGAGCGAGCAGGCCGCCTCGGCCGCGGTGATCGAGAAGATGCTGCGGGTGATGCTGCTGGCGCCGTTCCTGCTGATCCTGTCCTCGCGCCTGGGCGCGGGCGGCGGCGCGGGCGCGGCCAAGTCGAAGATCGTGATTCCGTGGTTCGCGCTGCTGTTCGTCGCGGTCAGCGGGATCAATTCGCTGCACCTGCTGCCGGCCGCGGCGAAGGCGGCGATCATCCAGATCGACACGGTGCTGCTGGCGATGGCGATGGCGGCGCTGGGACTGCGCACCCACATCGGCGCGATCAAGCAGGCCGGCGCCAAGCCGATGCTGCTGGCGGCGATCTTGTTCGCGACGCTGACGGTGGGCGGCTATGCGCTCAACGTCGGCGCGGCGAAGCTGTTCGGGTAA
- the radC gene encoding DNA repair protein RadC codes for MRIQEWPSAERPREKLLARGATTLSDAELLALILGSGVRGHDAVGTARRLLAEHGPLATLLEQPPAKLLRMRGIGQARACALKAALELAARSQMAELERGSAFTDPPSAGRYLARKLRGRPHEVFAAMFLNSRHGVIAYEELFQGSVDGAEVHPRVVVRQALQRNAAAVIVGHNHPSGNAEPSPADRAVTQRLKQALALIDVRLLDHFVIGDGKPVSMAQRGWM; via the coding sequence ATGCGAATCCAAGAATGGCCCAGCGCGGAACGGCCGCGCGAAAAACTCCTCGCCCGCGGCGCCACCACGCTGTCGGACGCCGAATTGCTGGCGCTGATCCTCGGCTCGGGCGTGCGCGGCCACGACGCGGTCGGCACCGCGCGCCGGCTGCTGGCCGAGCACGGCCCGCTGGCGACCCTGCTAGAACAACCGCCGGCCAAGCTGCTGCGCATGCGCGGCATCGGCCAGGCCCGCGCCTGCGCGCTCAAGGCCGCGCTGGAGCTGGCCGCGCGCAGCCAGATGGCCGAACTGGAACGCGGCAGCGCCTTCACCGATCCGCCCTCGGCCGGGCGCTATCTGGCGCGGAAACTGCGCGGCCGCCCGCACGAGGTGTTCGCCGCGATGTTCCTCAACAGCCGCCACGGCGTGATCGCCTACGAGGAACTGTTCCAGGGCAGCGTCGACGGCGCCGAGGTGCACCCGCGCGTGGTCGTGCGGCAGGCGCTGCAGCGCAACGCCGCGGCGGTGATCGTCGGCCACAACCACCCCAGCGGCAACGCCGAACCCAGCCCGGCCGACCGCGCCGTGACCCAGCGGCTCAAGCAGGCGCTGGCGCTGATCGACGTGCGCCTGCTCGACCATTTCGTCATCGGCGACGGCAAGCCGGTGTCGATGGCGCAGCGGGGGTGGATGTGA